The Dethiosulfovibrio peptidovorans DSM 11002 nucleotide sequence CTCGCCGTTTCTGACCTGGACGGAGGTCTTTACCTCCCTCTTAGCAGTGACAGGGGTCGTGCTGGTCATGGCGCTGAGCACCTCCTCGGTGCTCTGCTCTATGTCCAGAGCCACCAGGTTTCCGCTCCTTATGTGAGGGGTTATCTTTAGCTTCAACCCCGTGTCCTTGTAGTCATAGCTGTTCTGAACCGAGCTCGGGTTGGATATGTCCGAGGTCGAGGCCTTCATCTGAGGTATGGTCTGTCCAACCATGAGGGAGCTCTCCTTGTTGTCGGTACACATAAGCCTGGGCATGGAGAGTATGTTCATGGCGTCGTACTTCTTCAAGAGCTGGACATAGGCATAAATCAGAGAATTCCCTTCGTAAACTGTCGTTTTTTCTCTATAGGGTTCGCCTGTCTCCGGAGTAATCCACTCGTATGTTTCCTTTTTGCTCAGATCCTGGAACCAGTCCACGAAGGTGGAGGGTACTCCTGTGGAGCCCCCAAGAGCGGCGTTGGCGGCGAATACGGTGCTTCCCGACACCTGGCCTCCCCAGGTGGCCCAGTCTATCCCGGCGTTCTTGAGGTTGGTGAGGTTGACCTCCGCTATAAGCCCACGGACCATGACCTGTTTCGGCTGTATGTCCAGCTGTTTTATTATGTCTATAAGGCCGGCGTACTGCTGTTCCTGAACGGCGAAGATAAGGCTATTAGTGGGTATGTCCGGAACCACAGTGGTTGGCATGGCCCCTTCCTTGCCGGGCTGAAGCCTTGCCGCCACCCCCAGTATCTGGCTGAGCTGTTTGGCCACCTCCTGAGCGTCGGCATTTTTGAGCCTGTAGACGTGGAACTCCCCCGACACGGGGGGGACGTCCAGCCTCTTAACTATCTTTTTAGCCGACTCCAGTGCGGAGCTGTCTCCAACCAGAAGGAGGGTTCGGCTGGACGAATCGGACAGGGCGGTGAGCCCTCTGAAAGGGCCAGTCGGGTCCTTGGCGAGGTTGGCCAGATGCTGGGCCAGCAGATCCGGGTTGGCCTCCTTCACCGGCACGGCAGAGATCCTCCTTATACCGTCCGGGACGTCCAGAGCCCTCAGAAGGTTGACCACCCTCTGCACGTCCGCAGCGGGGCCGGTCAGAAGCAACCCGTTGCCCTCGTCCAGAGGAATGACCATCACGGTCTTTCCCGCAGCAGGCTGAACCGCCTTCTGGGCGAACCCGGGGGACACGAAGTCCAGCGGCACCACCTGGTTCACCACCTGTTCGCCGTAACCGGGACCGATTCTGCTCCTGACAGCCCTGTTCTCCAGGGTGGTTCCTCCCTTAAGCACCTTGTAGTAGTCTCCCATGTCCTCCAGGGAAAGCCCGTTCATCTCCAGTGTCGTAAGCATGATCTTATAGGCCTCGGCAAGTGAGACAGACCGGGGAGACATGACCGTTATTGTGCCCTTGACGTTGGGAGCTATTATTATGTTTTTCTGTAAAAGTTCGGACATAAAGCGTATGAACTTCACCACATCCAAATCGGTGAAGTTAAACTGGACCGATCCGGACTCTCTCATGGCCTTTGCAGCCTCGATCAGGTTCTGTTCGTTCTGTTCGTCTTTATCCTGGGCAAGGAGAGGTTCCGGAAAGACCGCAGGGTAAAGGACACAACCTAAGCATATGGCAAGGATAAAAGCGACGTACGTTTTTCGAATCACCGTGTCTCCTCCTCTAGGGGATA carries:
- the gspD gene encoding type II secretion system secretin GspD, which codes for MIRKTYVAFILAICLGCVLYPAVFPEPLLAQDKDEQNEQNLIEAAKAMRESGSVQFNFTDLDVVKFIRFMSELLQKNIIIAPNVKGTITVMSPRSVSLAEAYKIMLTTLEMNGLSLEDMGDYYKVLKGGTTLENRAVRSRIGPGYGEQVVNQVVPLDFVSPGFAQKAVQPAAGKTVMVIPLDEGNGLLLTGPAADVQRVVNLLRALDVPDGIRRISAVPVKEANPDLLAQHLANLAKDPTGPFRGLTALSDSSSRTLLLVGDSSALESAKKIVKRLDVPPVSGEFHVYRLKNADAQEVAKQLSQILGVAARLQPGKEGAMPTTVVPDIPTNSLIFAVQEQQYAGLIDIIKQLDIQPKQVMVRGLIAEVNLTNLKNAGIDWATWGGQVSGSTVFAANAALGGSTGVPSTFVDWFQDLSKKETYEWITPETGEPYREKTTVYEGNSLIYAYVQLLKKYDAMNILSMPRLMCTDNKESSLMVGQTIPQMKASTSDISNPSSVQNSYDYKDTGLKLKITPHIRSGNLVALDIEQSTEEVLSAMTSTTPVTAKREVKTSVQVRNGETIILGGLLKETEKSLKQRVPILSYIPLVGELFKSSTNQREKIELMVFLTPYILETPEAATEASKAVAASDTDLGLSEAEIRLNRRFQEMYREAVKKQK